CGGAATAAGCAGCAGGACGGAGATCACCAGAGCGACAATCAGGATCCTTTCCGGACCAATCCGATCCCCCAGTTTCCCCAGACGCGGAGCGCTGATCAGGGCCGCCACGCCGGGCACCGAGGCAATCATGCCGCTGATAAAGGCGATATTGCCGACGTGTCCGGCCAGATCGCGCACGTACAGCGTCAGGATTGGCGCGATAGAGCCGGTAGCCACCTGAATAATCATGGTGGTGACAAACAGGCTGATGACCAGCCGGGGGTTCTTCAGCGAGGCGAAGACCTGGCGGGCGTGAAGCATCTCTTTTTTCGGCACCGGGGTGAAATTTTCCCGGATACAGAACCATGTCAGCAGGAAGCAGGCAAACAGCACGCCTGCGGTAATGAAGAAGACCGGGCGCAGGCCGTAGCTGTCCGCCAGTAAACCGCCCGCCAGCGGGCCGAGCAGGGCGCCGCTTACCGCGCCGGTGGAGAGGGTTCCCAGCGCCCAGCCGCTTTTATGGCGGGGGATTTGCGTGGCGATAAGCGCGTTGGCATTGGGCACAAAGCCGCCCAGCAGCCCCAGCACCGCGCGTAAAATCAGAAACTGCCAGATATTTTGCGCCATCCCCATCAGCAGCATGATGATGGCCATCCCCAGCGCCGAGCGCAGCAGCATAATTTTACGGCCTTTGCGGTCGGCCAGTCCGCCCCAGAAGGGTGACGCGATGGCGGAGAAGAGAAAGGTGATGCTGAACACCAGCCCGGAC
This DNA window, taken from Leclercia adecarboxylata, encodes the following:
- the mdtG gene encoding multidrug efflux MFS transporter MdtG, which encodes MSPSETPINWKRNLTVAWLGCFLTGAAFSLVMPFLPLYVEQLGVSGHSALNMWSGLVFSITFLFSAIASPFWGGLADRKGRKIMLLRSALGMAIIMLLMGMAQNIWQFLILRAVLGLLGGFVPNANALIATQIPRHKSGWALGTLSTGAVSGALLGPLAGGLLADSYGLRPVFFITAGVLFACFLLTWFCIRENFTPVPKKEMLHARQVFASLKNPRLVISLFVTTMIIQVATGSIAPILTLYVRDLAGHVGNIAFISGMIASVPGVAALISAPRLGKLGDRIGPERILIVALVISVLLLIPMSFVQSPWQLGVLRFLLGAADGALLPAVQTLLVYNSTNQIAGRIFSYNQSFRDIGNVTGPLLGAGIAASYGFRAVFIVTACVVMFNAVYSWFSLSRAVRRPAVISESDKVSLSE